One Zeugodacus cucurbitae isolate PBARC_wt_2022May chromosome 3, idZeuCucr1.2, whole genome shotgun sequence genomic region harbors:
- the LOC105216914 gene encoding angiopoietin-related protein 1, with protein MSRIVFILLLNYFLIFRIVFGSSRNSDSCTVHDCNCNVQIEVVNAELVDDVEMADVNIDIRTSDNKKPLLANRVSKASSCMEAEPSTCMAVKPFSCMEAAAKSWKSGIYQIHLKKFNISDLEVYCEEDMEFGGWLVIQRRQSGAMNFTRDWHEYKEGFGELTGNYWIGLEKLHALTSSCEQELYIQLERRNGEKYYAKYSEFLIGNESESYILKNVGKYKGNAGDSLTPQSGYKFSTYDRDNDTWGGGNCAKKYEGGWWYHICYRSHLNGVYGDDNAGVNWCAIKEYESLAFVQMMIRPTQNCWRRLMLSN; from the exons ATGTCCCGTATTGTTTTCATTCTTTtgctgaattattttttaatttttcgaatcgTATTTGGTTCCAGTCGAAATAGTGATTCGTGTACAGTGCATGATTGCAATTGTAATGTGCAAATAGAAGTTGTTAATGCTGAACTCGTCGACGATGTGGAAATGGCTGATGTTAATATCGATATTAGAACATCGGACAATAAAAAGCCGTTACTTGCGAATCG aGTATCAAAAGCGTCTAGTTGTATGGAAGCAGAACCGTCTACTTGTATGGCAGTAAAACCATTTAGTTGCATGGAGGCAGCAGCTAAAAGCTGGAAAAGTGGCATTTACCAAATTCACTTGAAAAAGTTTAATATCTCCGACTTGGAGGTGTATTGTGAAGAAGATATGGAATTTGGGGGATGGTTAGTTATTCAACGGCGTCAAAGTGGCGCCATGAATTTTACTAGAGACTGGCATGAGTATAAAGAGGGATTTGGCGAACTAACAGGAAACTATTGGATCGGTTTGGAAAAACTACATGCGCTCACTAGCAGTTGCGAACAAGAGTTGTATATTCAACTGGAAAGGCGTAATGGCGAAAAATACTATGCAAAGTACTCAGAATTTCTTATAGGGAATGAATCTGAGAGCTACATTTTAAAGAACGTGGGTAAGTATAAGGGAAATGCGGGCGATTCCTTAACACCTCAGTCAGGatacaaattttcaacataTGATCGTGATAATGATACTTGGGGTGGTGGAAATTGTGCAAAGAAATATGAAGGCGGTTGGTGGTATCACATTTGCTATAGAAG TCACTTAAATGGAGTCTATGGAGATGATAATGCCGGTGTTAATTGGTGTGCCATAAAAGAATATGAATCATTGGCATTTGTACAAATGATGATACGACCAACGCAAAATTGCTGGAGGCGTTTGATGTTgagcaattaa